A region of Polyangiaceae bacterium DNA encodes the following proteins:
- a CDS encoding Na/Pi cotransporter family protein, with amino-acid sequence MLGTLLGGVGLFLLGMLLLTEGLQALAGDGLRSALRRYTRTRLSAIGTGAAVTGLVQSSSATTLAVIGFVGAGLLTFRQSLGIVFGANLGTTTTAWIVAGIGLKVQMNVFALPMVGLGALSRLFGRGKLVPIGTALAGFGLVFVGIDVLQLGMQGLTTRFDPARFANVGVLGYALLVLIGIVMTVIMQSSSAAVATTLAAIASGSITLDHAAALVIGQNVGTTVTAVVGSLGGSAAAKRTALAHVAFNLLTAVVALLMLPLFVWLVRSATEELDAAMQLAAFHTAFNLLGVLIFAPLADPLGRFIERRVPERGEALTRHLAVGQTSQPTVLLEAARLTLRDITLEAATAARELVSVGATRDVTARTEAVGMALGAVRERLTSLQSDPVAAHERRQHVAVLHAVDHLHRLVEAFAETRNARRALESEECGDATERLRGCLDDLTAWLRAPGAEEPDLEAASREIAQLRRDARPLLLTRTAEGALSPAAAENLLEALRWVDRLAYHFWRTSHHLDVMDHEVPAAPPPAPESRGRRTEESHDMT; translated from the coding sequence ATGCTCGGAACGCTGCTGGGCGGGGTGGGGCTCTTCCTCCTGGGAATGCTCCTGCTCACCGAGGGGCTTCAGGCCCTGGCCGGCGACGGCTTGCGATCCGCGCTCCGCCGCTACACGCGGACGCGCTTGTCGGCCATCGGAACAGGAGCGGCCGTGACCGGACTGGTGCAGTCGTCGAGCGCCACCACGCTCGCCGTCATCGGCTTCGTCGGCGCGGGGCTCCTCACCTTTCGCCAGTCCCTGGGGATCGTGTTCGGCGCCAACCTGGGGACGACGACCACGGCGTGGATCGTCGCAGGCATCGGGCTGAAGGTGCAGATGAACGTCTTCGCGCTGCCGATGGTGGGACTCGGCGCGCTGAGCAGGCTGTTCGGCAGGGGCAAGCTCGTTCCCATCGGGACCGCGCTCGCGGGCTTCGGTCTCGTGTTCGTCGGCATCGACGTGCTCCAACTCGGCATGCAGGGCCTGACCACCCGCTTCGACCCGGCGCGCTTCGCCAACGTCGGCGTGCTCGGCTACGCGCTGCTCGTACTGATCGGCATCGTGATGACCGTGATCATGCAGTCGTCGAGCGCCGCCGTCGCCACCACCCTGGCGGCGATCGCGTCAGGCAGCATCACGCTCGATCACGCGGCGGCGCTGGTGATCGGCCAGAACGTCGGGACGACGGTCACCGCCGTGGTGGGCTCCCTCGGCGGCTCGGCGGCGGCGAAGCGCACCGCGCTCGCGCACGTCGCCTTCAACCTGCTGACCGCGGTCGTGGCGCTGCTGATGCTGCCGTTGTTCGTCTGGCTGGTGAGGTCCGCGACCGAGGAGCTGGACGCTGCCATGCAGCTCGCGGCATTTCACACGGCATTCAACCTGCTGGGCGTGCTGATCTTCGCTCCCCTGGCCGACCCGCTGGGACGTTTCATCGAGCGCCGCGTGCCCGAGCGAGGCGAGGCGCTGACCCGACACCTGGCGGTGGGGCAGACGTCTCAACCGACCGTGCTGCTGGAGGCGGCCCGGCTCACGCTGCGGGACATCACGCTGGAGGCAGCGACGGCCGCGCGGGAGCTGGTCTCCGTCGGCGCGACTCGCGACGTGACCGCACGAACGGAGGCGGTCGGGATGGCGCTCGGAGCAGTTCGGGAGCGCCTCACATCGCTCCAATCCGATCCCGTCGCAGCCCACGAGCGCCGCCAACACGTCGCGGTGCTGCACGCCGTCGATCACCTGCACCGGCTGGTGGAGGCGTTCGCCGAGACTCGCAACGCCCGCCGCGCGCTCGAGTCCGAGGAGTGCGGTGACGCCACCGAGCGGCTGCGCGGCTGCCTGGACGACCTGACGGCGTGGCTCCGAGCGCCGGGGGCCGAAGAGCCCGATCTCGAGGCGGCCTCGAGGGAGATCGCCCAGCTGCGGCGCGACGCCCGTCCACTGCTCCTGACCCGCACCGCGGAAGGCGCGCTCTCCCCGGCGGCGGCAGAGAACCTGCTCGAGGCGCTGCGCTGGGTCGATCGCCTCGCGTATCACTTCTGGCGCACGAGCCACCACCTCGACGTGATGGACCACGAAGTGCCTGCCGCGCCGCCGCCCGCGCCGGAGTCCCGCGGGCGGCGAACCGAGGAGAGCCACGACATGACGTGA
- a CDS encoding serine/threonine protein kinase, whose protein sequence is MFHPHGLQPGDVFGGDFRIERALAMGGMGAVYVVEQLSTGRKRALKLLLPSLLQNEKSRERFEQEARVASRIQSDHVVEVVAAGVDAASGAPWLAMELLEGETLADRLARTGPMRPAEVLEVLRQLCHALGAAHATGLVHRDIKPENIYLAAPRREGIPFTLKILDFGIAKLTEDVRGQGGATGAIGSPLWMAPEQASAAGVGPPADVWALGLVVFHCLTARHYWRSASAPDATLQGLLKEVMFDPLAPASARASELGAAGLLPPGFDDWFGRTVVREPAHRFADATAVLAALHPVLNPLSPTLTLPSAGAGAAAATLPSATPSVPAAFSATAPASTLHTGAVARPAQGGKALRWVLAGLGLLLVGGVAVVAVAAVAFGYFYTMEGDAKPAAIAPSGNAGPTAAAPDEAPGVAATAAAEQGSTTGAKKVTAQSPTAPAAPGAASATATATATAAPSATPAPSSTAIAMKDVSDYPTRDYKLSWYKDKINQCWKGNEGAKPDAGSYSATITVKLNEIGQASSVSVSPRPYPCFAGCAVVRSSEHPWGKGPPETKSFAFSF, encoded by the coding sequence GTGTTTCACCCCCATGGCCTCCAGCCGGGCGACGTCTTCGGTGGCGACTTTCGCATCGAGCGCGCCCTCGCCATGGGCGGCATGGGCGCGGTGTACGTGGTGGAGCAGCTCAGCACTGGCCGCAAGCGCGCGCTGAAGCTGCTCCTGCCGTCCCTGCTCCAGAACGAGAAGTCTCGCGAGCGCTTCGAGCAGGAAGCCCGTGTGGCCTCGCGCATCCAGAGCGATCACGTGGTCGAGGTGGTGGCGGCCGGCGTGGACGCCGCCTCCGGCGCCCCGTGGCTTGCGATGGAGCTGCTCGAAGGCGAGACGCTGGCCGATCGCCTGGCGCGCACCGGACCCATGCGCCCAGCCGAGGTGCTCGAGGTCCTGCGCCAGCTCTGTCACGCGCTCGGCGCCGCGCACGCCACGGGCCTGGTCCACCGAGACATCAAGCCGGAGAACATCTACCTGGCGGCACCGCGGCGCGAAGGAATCCCCTTCACGCTCAAGATCCTCGACTTTGGCATCGCCAAGCTGACCGAGGACGTGCGCGGCCAGGGCGGCGCCACTGGCGCCATCGGCTCGCCGCTGTGGATGGCGCCCGAGCAGGCGTCTGCGGCCGGCGTGGGTCCGCCCGCCGACGTCTGGGCGCTGGGCCTCGTGGTGTTCCATTGCCTCACCGCCCGCCACTACTGGCGGAGCGCGAGCGCCCCGGACGCGACGCTGCAAGGCCTGCTCAAGGAGGTCATGTTCGACCCGCTGGCGCCGGCCTCGGCGCGCGCATCGGAGCTGGGCGCAGCCGGGCTGCTCCCTCCGGGCTTCGACGATTGGTTCGGGCGGACGGTCGTGCGCGAGCCCGCGCATCGTTTCGCGGACGCGACTGCCGTCCTGGCCGCGCTGCACCCGGTGCTGAACCCCCTCTCGCCCACGCTGACCCTGCCCTCTGCGGGTGCAGGCGCCGCCGCAGCGACTCTTCCGAGCGCGACGCCGTCGGTGCCGGCTGCGTTCAGCGCCACCGCCCCCGCTTCCACGCTGCACACCGGAGCGGTCGCTCGGCCGGCCCAGGGCGGCAAGGCGCTGCGCTGGGTGCTCGCGGGGCTCGGGCTCCTGCTCGTCGGCGGCGTCGCGGTCGTGGCCGTCGCCGCCGTCGCGTTCGGCTACTTCTACACGATGGAGGGCGATGCAAAACCCGCGGCGATCGCGCCGTCTGGCAACGCCGGCCCGACCGCAGCGGCCCCTGACGAGGCGCCCGGCGTCGCGGCGACCGCAGCGGCCGAGCAAGGCAGCACGACCGGCGCGAAGAAGGTGACCGCGCAGAGCCCGACGGCGCCGGCTGCCCCGGGCGCGGCTAGCGCCACCGCCACCGCCACCGCCACCGCTGCGCCGAGCGCGACTCCGGCGCCTTCCTCCACGGCGATCGCGATGAAGGACGTCTCCGACTACCCGACCCGCGACTACAAGCTGTCCTGGTACAAGGACAAGATCAACCAGTGCTGGAAGGGCAACGAAGGCGCGAAGCCGGACGCCGGTAGCTACTCGGCGACCATCACCGTCAAGCTGAACGAGATTGGTCAGGCGTCGAGCGTCAGCGTGAGCCCCAGGCCATACCCCTGTTTCGCCGGGTGCGCGGTGGTCCGCAGCTCCGAGCATCCGTGGGGCAAGGGCCCGCCAGAGACGAAGTCCTTCGCGTTCAGCTTCTGA
- a CDS encoding AMP-binding protein, with amino-acid sequence MPKHPPIVPRAPASPSPLDLGRVLSGRRLVVVGGTGFLGKVWWTFLLYHYPALERIHLVVRPRGNQTAEQRFWKDVVGSELMAPLRERHGPGFDAFIREKVVPVGGDVVQPFCGLDASLRDELRGSVDAVVNASGVVDFDPPLDEALEVNAFGVQNLVALARDLGSVPFLHTSTCFVAGARTGFIEELDPREHPFPRAGELERAHWEPDREIAECLDVIEQARHRSSDAFRQSRFLDEAKKNLASRGEPARGSSLEAEIERVKRKFVEARLAEMGMERANFWGFPNTYTYTKAIGEQIVASSALPHTIVRPAIVESTVKFPFPGWNEGINTSAPLIYALREGQTQIPGGDNYLDIIPCDMVAGGMTLALGELLEGTQPPVYQLASSDTNPMTMRRAFELSGLYKRKYYQRTGRGGPILSALQAHFEGALLDDKQFDAYGPKKIAEGVSLAARLLKKAAIGPAAPLLTPTAKALESFADGQRKVGDVLGAFVPFTAVYDYVFRCDNTRAAYARLSDGDRAKIFWEPESIDWRSWFLDVHIPALERWVFPQIDDRLKRPRRAPEPHATLTALLDEMADRFELAVALQRTESAGLSRISFRDWQERALACAARLREEGVAPGDRVLLAGSNHPAWPIAFFGVLYAGATVVPLEAGVEADVVENLRQASGAKLFLADHAVTERVRPLASRDLAWMDLWQASRPGEPLAEPAEPRSDQVAALIYTSGTTGVPKGVMLSHANLTALVASLAPLFPLGKGDRVLSVLPLHHTFELTCGMLLPLSRGARIVYLDELTAERLELGLKSGRITAMIGVPALWDMLERRVSAKVAERGRFASQVFDVAVELNRSLGKSLGIDAGKLLFGPVHEGLGGHLRYLVSGGAALPEKTHHLFAGLGLHLAEGYGLTEASPVLTVASGGPKARAGHVGKPIPGVEIRIHEPNNQGVGEVLARGPNVMLGYSDDEESTRRVIDADGWLHTGDLGKLDKHGQLVIVGRAKDVIVASNGENVYPDDVEARLGSVEHVAELAILGIDDPRGGERVACVAVPAEDDGVPRAERHQLAKRSLDKALAKLPASQRPALVTLLDAKLPRTTTRKVKRNEVRRLIERVAPLSERPPRLRDASHLDGPAQSVRAAVAAITRREPGTLDPGMGLRADLGFDSLMLLELLVALEAQLGGSVDAERLNACVTIGDAEALVRETRAGRRASRTASIESLDEEPLTLPPPMREAAMHWLGRAQMGFYDRVLHTEVTGRAFIPHNRNVLVAANHASHLDMGLAKYALGSYGDGLVSLAAQDYFFEGNRWRKAYFENLTNLVPMSRSGSLRQSLRQAAELLEQGKTLLIFPEGTRSPDGEVKEFKSAVGYLALQNRVDILPLYLGGTFAALPKGVTLLRRRDVSARIGPPLESHDLERLTRGKGASEASRVVADLARRAVTALSRGEIFDISKVDSLDALPESEHDDSLAPVFGELERRFVPNAVEEPVSFYFSLGESERWTLRIEPERCQVTPGKAVESADCVLKTTPGMFRRIVREAYTPSPQEFISGAVKSNNIELLMVFQRAFRLDSPSDELRGEA; translated from the coding sequence ATGCCCAAGCACCCGCCGATCGTTCCGAGAGCTCCCGCCAGCCCGAGTCCGCTCGACCTGGGGCGCGTGCTCTCGGGCCGCCGGCTGGTGGTGGTCGGCGGCACGGGCTTTCTGGGCAAGGTCTGGTGGACGTTCCTGCTCTACCACTACCCGGCGCTCGAGCGGATCCACCTGGTGGTGCGGCCGCGCGGCAACCAGACGGCGGAGCAGCGCTTCTGGAAGGACGTCGTCGGCAGCGAGCTGATGGCCCCGCTCCGGGAGCGCCACGGCCCGGGCTTCGACGCCTTCATCCGCGAGAAGGTCGTGCCCGTCGGCGGCGACGTGGTGCAGCCGTTCTGCGGCCTCGACGCCTCGCTGCGCGACGAGCTGCGTGGCTCCGTGGACGCCGTGGTGAACGCCAGCGGTGTCGTGGACTTCGACCCGCCGCTGGACGAGGCGCTCGAGGTCAACGCCTTCGGCGTGCAGAACCTGGTGGCGCTGGCTCGGGACCTCGGCTCCGTGCCGTTCCTGCACACCAGCACCTGCTTCGTCGCCGGCGCGCGCACAGGCTTCATCGAGGAGCTCGATCCGCGCGAGCACCCGTTCCCCCGGGCCGGCGAGCTGGAGCGAGCGCACTGGGAGCCGGACCGGGAGATCGCCGAGTGCCTCGACGTGATCGAGCAGGCGCGGCATCGCTCGAGCGACGCCTTCCGGCAGAGCCGCTTCCTGGACGAGGCCAAGAAGAACTTGGCGAGCCGCGGAGAGCCCGCGCGCGGCAGCTCGCTGGAGGCCGAGATCGAGCGCGTAAAGCGCAAGTTCGTCGAGGCGCGGCTGGCCGAGATGGGCATGGAGCGCGCGAACTTCTGGGGCTTCCCCAACACGTACACGTACACCAAGGCCATCGGCGAGCAGATCGTCGCGTCCTCCGCGCTGCCCCACACCATCGTGCGTCCCGCCATCGTCGAGAGCACGGTGAAGTTCCCGTTTCCCGGCTGGAACGAGGGCATCAACACCAGCGCGCCGCTGATCTATGCGCTGCGCGAGGGGCAGACCCAGATCCCGGGCGGCGACAACTACCTGGACATCATCCCCTGCGACATGGTCGCCGGCGGCATGACGCTCGCGCTCGGCGAGCTGCTCGAAGGCACGCAACCCCCCGTCTACCAGCTTGCCTCGAGCGACACGAACCCGATGACCATGCGCCGGGCCTTCGAGCTGTCGGGCCTCTACAAGCGCAAGTACTACCAGCGCACGGGGCGTGGCGGGCCCATCCTGAGCGCGCTCCAGGCGCACTTCGAGGGCGCCTTGCTCGACGACAAGCAGTTCGACGCCTACGGCCCGAAGAAGATCGCGGAGGGCGTGAGCCTCGCCGCGCGCTTGTTGAAGAAGGCGGCCATCGGACCGGCGGCGCCGCTGCTGACTCCCACGGCAAAGGCGCTCGAGAGCTTCGCCGACGGGCAGCGCAAGGTCGGCGACGTGCTCGGTGCCTTCGTGCCGTTCACCGCCGTCTACGACTACGTGTTCCGCTGCGACAATACGCGGGCGGCCTACGCGCGCCTCTCGGACGGCGACCGCGCGAAGATCTTCTGGGAGCCCGAGAGCATCGACTGGCGCAGCTGGTTCCTGGACGTCCACATCCCCGCCCTCGAAAGATGGGTGTTCCCGCAGATCGACGACCGACTCAAGCGCCCGCGCCGGGCGCCCGAGCCGCACGCCACGCTGACCGCCCTGCTCGACGAGATGGCCGATCGCTTCGAGCTGGCGGTGGCCCTGCAACGCACGGAGTCCGCGGGCCTGTCGCGCATCAGCTTCCGCGACTGGCAGGAGCGCGCCCTCGCCTGCGCCGCCCGTCTGCGCGAGGAGGGCGTGGCGCCGGGCGATCGCGTGCTGCTCGCCGGGTCGAACCACCCGGCGTGGCCGATCGCGTTCTTCGGCGTCCTGTACGCCGGCGCGACCGTGGTGCCGCTCGAGGCCGGCGTCGAGGCGGACGTCGTCGAGAACCTGCGCCAGGCCTCCGGCGCCAAGCTGTTTCTGGCCGATCACGCCGTGACCGAGCGCGTGCGCCCGCTCGCGTCGCGGGACCTCGCCTGGATGGACCTTTGGCAGGCATCGAGGCCGGGTGAGCCGCTCGCCGAGCCCGCGGAGCCCCGCTCGGATCAGGTCGCGGCGTTGATCTACACCAGCGGCACCACCGGCGTGCCCAAGGGCGTGATGCTGTCGCACGCGAACCTCACGGCGTTGGTCGCGTCGCTGGCGCCGCTCTTCCCGCTCGGCAAGGGCGATCGTGTGCTCTCGGTGCTGCCGCTGCACCACACCTTCGAGCTGACCTGCGGCATGCTGCTGCCGCTCTCGCGCGGCGCGCGCATCGTCTACCTCGACGAGCTCACCGCAGAGCGCCTGGAGCTGGGCCTGAAGAGCGGGCGCATCACCGCCATGATCGGCGTGCCTGCGCTGTGGGACATGCTGGAGCGACGCGTGAGCGCCAAGGTCGCCGAGCGCGGGCGCTTCGCGTCGCAGGTCTTCGACGTCGCGGTGGAGCTGAACCGCTCGCTCGGCAAGTCCCTGGGCATCGACGCCGGCAAGCTGCTGTTCGGCCCGGTGCACGAGGGCCTGGGCGGTCACCTGCGCTACCTGGTCAGCGGCGGCGCCGCGCTGCCCGAGAAGACGCACCACCTGTTCGCGGGCCTCGGCCTACACCTGGCCGAGGGCTACGGGCTCACCGAGGCTTCCCCGGTGCTGACGGTGGCGTCCGGCGGTCCCAAGGCGCGCGCCGGCCACGTCGGCAAGCCGATCCCCGGCGTCGAGATCCGCATCCACGAGCCCAACAACCAGGGCGTGGGCGAGGTGCTCGCCCGCGGCCCGAACGTGATGCTCGGTTACTCCGACGACGAAGAGAGCACGCGCCGCGTGATCGACGCGGACGGTTGGCTCCACACCGGCGACCTGGGCAAGCTCGACAAACACGGGCAGCTGGTCATCGTCGGCCGCGCCAAGGACGTGATCGTCGCGTCGAACGGCGAGAACGTGTACCCGGACGACGTCGAGGCGCGTCTCGGCAGCGTCGAGCACGTGGCGGAGCTCGCCATCCTGGGCATCGACGACCCGCGGGGCGGCGAGCGCGTGGCCTGCGTGGCGGTGCCGGCGGAGGACGACGGCGTCCCCCGGGCGGAGCGGCACCAGCTCGCCAAGAGGTCGCTGGACAAGGCCCTGGCGAAGCTCCCGGCCTCACAGCGACCCGCCCTGGTCACTCTGCTCGACGCCAAGCTGCCGCGCACCACCACACGCAAGGTGAAGCGCAACGAGGTGCGGCGACTGATCGAGCGTGTGGCGCCGCTGTCGGAGCGACCGCCACGGCTGCGCGACGCGAGCCACCTGGACGGCCCCGCTCAGAGCGTGCGCGCGGCCGTGGCGGCCATCACCCGGCGCGAGCCGGGCACGCTCGACCCCGGCATGGGCCTCCGCGCCGATCTCGGCTTCGACTCGCTCATGCTGCTCGAGCTCCTGGTGGCGCTCGAGGCGCAGCTGGGGGGCTCGGTGGACGCCGAGCGCCTGAACGCCTGCGTCACCATCGGCGACGCCGAGGCGCTGGTGCGCGAGACTCGGGCGGGCCGTCGCGCCTCGCGCACCGCGAGCATCGAGTCGCTGGACGAAGAGCCGCTCACGCTGCCGCCGCCGATGCGCGAGGCCGCCATGCACTGGCTCGGCCGCGCGCAGATGGGCTTCTACGACCGCGTGCTGCACACCGAGGTCACCGGCCGCGCCTTCATCCCCCACAACCGCAACGTGCTAGTGGCGGCGAACCACGCGAGCCACCTGGACATGGGCCTGGCAAAATACGCGCTGGGCAGCTACGGCGACGGGCTGGTCTCGCTCGCGGCACAGGACTACTTCTTCGAGGGCAACCGCTGGCGCAAGGCCTACTTCGAGAACCTGACGAACCTGGTGCCGATGTCGCGCAGCGGCTCGTTGCGCCAGAGCTTGCGCCAGGCCGCGGAGCTGCTCGAGCAAGGCAAGACGCTGCTGATCTTCCCGGAGGGGACGCGCAGCCCCGACGGCGAGGTGAAGGAGTTCAAGAGCGCGGTTGGCTACCTCGCGCTTCAGAACCGCGTGGACATCTTGCCGCTCTACCTGGGTGGGACCTTTGCTGCGCTGCCCAAGGGCGTCACGCTCCTGCGCCGACGTGACGTCTCGGCCCGCATCGGCCCGCCGCTCGAGAGCCACGACCTCGAACGACTGACCCGCGGCAAGGGCGCGAGCGAAGCCTCCCGCGTGGTCGCCGACCTCGCGAGGCGAGCCGTGACCGCGCTGTCGCGCGGGGAGATCTTCGACATCTCGAAGGTCGATTCGCTCGACGCGCTGCCCGAGTCGGAGCACGACGACTCGCTGGCTCCGGTGTTCGGCGAGCTCGAGCGGCGCTTCGTGCCGAACGCCGTGGAGGAGCCGG